Proteins encoded together in one Staphylococcus aureus window:
- the isdG gene encoding staphylobilin-forming heme oxygenase IsdG, translating into MKFMAENRLTLTKGTAKDIIERFYTRHGIETLEGFDGMFVTQTLEQEDFDEVKILTVWKSKQAFTDWLKSDVFKAAHKHVRSKNEDESSPIINNKVITYDIGYSYMK; encoded by the coding sequence ATGAAATTTATGGCAGAAAATAGGCTGACGTTAACAAAAGGAACAGCAAAAGATATTATAGAACGATTTTACACGAGACATGGGATTGAAACATTAGAAGGCTTTGATGGCATGTTTGTTACACAAACTTTAGAACAAGAAGATTTTGATGAAGTGAAAATTTTAACAGTTTGGAAATCAAAGCAAGCTTTTACGGATTGGTTAAAATCTGATGTCTTTAAAGCAGCGCATAAACATGTTAGAAGTAAAAATGAAGATGAAAGTAGCCCGATTATAAATAACAAAGTAATTACATATGATATAGGCTATAGTTACATGAAATAA
- a CDS encoding RNA methyltransferase encodes MEQITSAQNNRIKQANKLKKKRERDKTGLALIEGVHLIEEAYQSGIVITQLFAIEPARLDQQIIAYAQEVFEINMKVAESLSGTVTPQGFFAIIEKPHYDISKAQQVLLIDRVQDPGNLGTLIRTADAAGMDAVIMEKGTTDPYQDKVLRASQGSVFHLPVMTQDLDTFITQFNGPVYGTALENAVAYKEVTSSDSFALLLGNEGEGVNPELLAHTTQNLIIPIYGKAESLNVAIAGSILLYHLKG; translated from the coding sequence ATGGAACAAATTACTTCTGCACAAAATAATAGAATTAAACAAGCGAACAAGCTAAAAAAGAAACGTGAGAGGGATAAAACTGGATTAGCTTTAATTGAAGGTGTGCATTTAATTGAAGAAGCTTATCAAAGTGGAATTGTAATTACACAATTATTTGCAATTGAACCGGCAAGATTAGATCAGCAAATTATCGCATACGCGCAAGAAGTTTTTGAAATAAACATGAAAGTTGCTGAATCTTTATCAGGTACAGTGACACCACAAGGGTTTTTCGCAATCATTGAGAAGCCGCATTATGATATTTCTAAAGCACAACAAGTATTGCTCATCGATCGTGTTCAAGATCCTGGAAATTTAGGCACATTAATTAGAACTGCGGATGCTGCTGGAATGGATGCTGTAATAATGGAGAAGGGTACGACAGATCCTTATCAAGATAAAGTGTTGCGAGCGAGTCAAGGTAGTGTTTTCCATTTGCCAGTTATGACACAAGATCTCGATACGTTTATTACTCAATTTAATGGTCCTGTTTATGGTACAGCACTTGAAAACGCAGTGGCATACAAAGAAGTTACTTCAAGTGATTCTTTTGCATTACTATTAGGTAATGAGGGAGAAGGTGTTAATCCTGAATTATTAGCACATACTACACAAAATTTAATCATACCTATTTATGGTAAAGCTGAAAGTTTAAATGTAGCGATTGCAGGTAGTATTTTACTTTATCATTTGAAAGGTTGA